AATATGCCCAGACAGGTCAATGATTTGCCGCATCCGCTCTCTCCCAGGATTCCCAGAACCCGTCCCCTGTAGGCATCGAGAGAAATCCCCTTCACCAATTCTCTGGAACCGTAGCGTACCTTGAGGTTCCTGACGGTTAGATAGGGCGAGTTCATGCCGCAGCCTCCGTGACCAGAGCCGGGTCCAGAGAGTCTCGAAGCGAGTCTCCCAGAAGATTGCAGGCCATCACGGTGAGAAATATCATCGCTCCTGGGTAGACCATAAGTTCCGGGTGAGTCCAGATGTAGCCCCTGGCGTCGGCTATCATGACCCCCCATTCGGGAGTCGGAGGGGTTACGCCCAGGCCGAGGAAGGAGAGACCCGAGACGTGAAGCATCATATGGCCTATATCCATCGTCGCCAGTATCGCCAGTTGGGAGAAGATCGAAGGCATCATGTGGCGGAACAGTATCCCCCAGTGCCCGGTTCCAGATACCCTGGCGGCCATTATATAATCCCTGTTTCGTATGGATAGGACCATGCTTCGGACTATACGGGCGTACCAGGCCCAATGGGTCATGGCTACCGCCAGTATGACGTTGGTCATTCCGGTTCCCAGGATGCCTATGAGAAACATGGCGAGGATGAACGTGGGGAAGGTAAGGAACACGTCGCAGAGTCTCATCAGAAGGGTATCGACCTTGCCTCCGAAATATCCTGCGGCGGCCCCGACGACGAACCCCGTCCCC
The genomic region above belongs to Dethiosulfovibrio faecalis and contains:
- the nikC gene encoding nickel ABC transporter permease subunit NikC — encoded protein: MPLRKTTVVGLALLALIALSAVGASRLTPWDPMEVDLAMKFAPPGDGHVLGCDHLGRDVLSRLLYGTRVSMGSVALILGLVMGTGFVVGAAAGYFGGKVDTLLMRLCDVFLTFPTFILAMFLIGILGTGMTNVILAVAMTHWAWYARIVRSMVLSIRNRDYIMAARVSGTGHWGILFRHMMPSIFSQLAILATMDIGHMMLHVSGLSFLGLGVTPPTPEWGVMIADARGYIWTHPELMVYPGAMIFLTVMACNLLGDSLRDSLDPALVTEAAA